The following are encoded in a window of Poecile atricapillus isolate bPoeAtr1 chromosome 3, bPoeAtr1.hap1, whole genome shotgun sequence genomic DNA:
- the ZFP36L2 gene encoding mRNA decay activator protein ZFP36L2 → MSTTLLSAFYDIDFLCKTEKSLTNLSSMLDKKAVGTPVTPPSSSFAPGFLRRHSTSNLAALAGGSKFPSPTGSSSSSTSSSSSSSSSSSSFGNLKETGSGGGGGSSSPTALLNKENKFRDRSFSENGERSQHLMQQLQQQQQAAGKGSGSGGGGGAPINSTRYKTELCRPFEESGACKYGEKCQFAHGFHELRSLTRHPKYKTELCRTFHTIGFCPYGPRCHFIHNADERRPAPGGGTAAPPPAAAAGPHHHPHHAAPHPAGSTGDLRAFAPRDHPLGGGGFGHPRGGGGERPKLHHSLSFSGFSAHHHHHHPPHPHGTAPPPPPPGGRLDAALLESPGGSRTPPPPASASYCDELLSPPCANNAFAFSGQELGSLIAPLALHTQNFAAAAAAAAAAAAYYRCQQQPPPPPGGACPPPPASPPFSFQPLRRLSESPVFDAPPSPPDSLSDRESYLSGSLSSGSLSGSESPSLDSGRRLPIFSRLSISDD, encoded by the exons ATGTCGACGACACTTTTATCTGCCTTCTACGACATTGACTTCTTGTGCAAG ACGGAGAAGTCCCTGACCAACCTCAGCAGCATGCTGGACAAGAAAGCCGTGGGGACCCCGGTgacccctcccagctccagcttcGCGCCGGGCTTCCTACGGCGGCACTCGACCAGCAACCTGGCGGCGCTGGCCGGCGGCTCCAAGTTCCCCAGCCCTACCGGCTCCAGCTCTTCTTCCACATCCTCGTCCTCGTCATcgtcgtcctcctcctcctcgttcGGCAATCTGAAGGAGACGGGCTccggcggaggcggcggcagcagcagccccacggCCCTGCTCAACAAGGAGAACAAGTTCCGGGACCGCTCCTTCAGCGAGAACGGCGAGCGTAGCCAGCACCtcatgcagcagctgcagcagcagcagcaggcggCCGGCAAGGGGAGCGGctccggcggcggcggcggggccccCATCAACTCGACGCGCTACAAGACGGAGCTGTGCCGCCCCTTCGAGGAGAGCGGTGCCTGCAAGTACGGCGAGAAGTGCCAGTTCGCCCACGGCTTCCACGAGCTGCGCAGCCTCACCCGCCACCCCAAGTATAAGACCGAGCTCTGCCGCACCTTCCACACCATCGGCTTCTGTCCCTACGGCCCGCGCTGCCACTTCATCCACAACGCCGACGAGCGCCGCCCGGCGCCCGGCGGGGGCACGGCCgcccccccgcccgccgccgcggcCGGTCCGCACCACCACCCGCACCACGCGGCCCCGCACCCCGCCGGCAGCACCGGCGACCTCCGCGCCTTCGCCCCCCGCGACCACCCGCTGGGCGGCGGCGGCTTCGGGCACccgcgcggcggcggcggcgagcgGCCCAAGCTGCACCACAGCCTGAGCTTCTCCGGCTTCTCcgcccaccaccaccaccatcaccccCCGCACCCCCACGGcaccgccccgccgccgccgccgcccggtGGCCGCCTGGACGCCGCCCTGCTGGAGAGCCCCGGCGGTTCGCGcacgccgccgccgcccgcctcCGCCTCCTACTGCGACGAGCTGCTCTCGCCGCCCTGCGCCAACAACGCTTTCGCCTTCtcggggcaggagctgggcagcctCATCGCTCCCCTCGCCCTCCACACCCAGAACttcgccgctgccgccgccgcggccgcggccgccgccgcctaTTACCGCTGTCAgcagcagccgccgccgccgcccggcgGGGCctgcccgccgccccccgcctcGCCGCCCTTCAGCTTCCAGCCCCTCCGCCGCCTCTCCGAGTCGCCCGTCTTCGACGCGCCGCCCAGCCCGCCGGACTCGCTCTCCGACCGGGAGAGTTACCTGAGCGGCTCCCTCAGCTCCGGCTCCCTCAGCGGCTCCGAGTCGCCCAGCCTGGACTCGGGCCGCCGCCTGCCCATCTTCAGCCGCCTCTCGATCTCCGACGACTGA